In Nostoc sp. CENA543, a single genomic region encodes these proteins:
- the def gene encoding peptide deformylase translates to MPSEIAVEKKKLKNPPLKLHYLGDRVLRQPAKRINKVDDEIRQLIREMLQTMYSNDGIGLAAPQVGINKQLIVIDCEPDNPDNPPLVLINPTIKQVSQEVCMAQEGCLSIPGVYMDVKRPEVVEVSYKDENGRPQTLKATDLLGRCIQHEMDHLNGVVFVDRVENSLTLAQELSKNGFSYQAVKPVE, encoded by the coding sequence ATGCCCTCTGAAATTGCTGTTGAGAAAAAAAAGTTAAAAAATCCGCCTTTGAAACTCCACTATCTAGGCGATCGCGTTCTGCGTCAACCTGCCAAGCGGATAAATAAGGTAGACGATGAAATTCGTCAACTTATACGCGAAATGCTACAAACTATGTACAGCAATGATGGCATAGGTTTGGCTGCACCCCAAGTTGGAATTAATAAGCAGTTAATTGTAATCGATTGCGAACCGGATAACCCTGATAATCCGCCATTGGTGTTGATTAACCCCACCATTAAACAAGTCAGTCAGGAAGTTTGTATGGCGCAAGAAGGCTGTCTGAGTATTCCTGGCGTGTATATGGATGTTAAGCGTCCTGAAGTGGTGGAAGTGTCTTATAAAGACGAAAATGGCCGCCCCCAAACACTCAAAGCTACTGACTTACTCGGACGCTGTATACAGCATGAAATGGATCACCTCAATGGTGTAGTGTTTGTAGATCGTGTAGAAAACTCCTTGACTTTGGCACAAGAGTTATCTAAGAATGGCTTCTCGTATCAAGCAGTCAAACCAGTAGAGTAG
- a CDS encoding PD-(D/E)XK nuclease family protein has product MLTTSTQLLRLSQGHLNLLETCPRKFQHTYLEQLNSPLDPEHEARQILGSRFHLLMQQREMGLPIDHLLAADTQLQSWMSAFADAAPEIIQTTTNAEIFRESEHYRTLQVQDYLLTVIYDLLIGDNQQAQILDWKTYPKPPDKRKLAQNWQTRLYMYVLAETSTYLPENISMTYWFIQSEGKPQNLKFTYSTSEHEKTAKKLHQLLNKLTNWLALYQQNQPFPQVTEGNKACNYCQFAMRCGRVPTTEDTNTQDTLPNIANIQEVTI; this is encoded by the coding sequence ATGCTGACAACTTCTACTCAACTATTACGACTTTCTCAAGGACATCTCAATTTACTAGAGACTTGTCCCCGTAAATTCCAGCACACTTATTTAGAACAACTCAACTCGCCTTTAGATCCTGAACACGAAGCACGTCAGATTTTAGGTAGTCGTTTTCACCTGCTGATGCAGCAGCGAGAAATGGGTTTACCAATTGATCATCTCTTAGCCGCCGATACACAATTGCAAAGTTGGATGTCTGCTTTTGCTGACGCAGCACCAGAGATTATCCAAACCACAACAAATGCTGAAATCTTTCGGGAAAGCGAACATTACCGCACCTTGCAAGTGCAAGATTATTTACTAACTGTTATTTATGATTTACTCATTGGGGATAACCAACAAGCTCAAATCTTAGATTGGAAAACCTATCCCAAACCGCCAGATAAACGCAAGTTAGCCCAAAACTGGCAAACTCGGCTATATATGTATGTCTTAGCGGAAACTAGCACCTATTTACCAGAAAATATTTCTATGACCTATTGGTTTATCCAATCTGAAGGTAAACCACAAAATCTTAAATTTACTTACAGCACTAGCGAACACGAAAAAACTGCGAAGAAACTTCATCAGTTGTTAAATAAATTAACTAATTGGTTAGCACTTTATCAACAAAATCAGCCCTTTCCCCAAGTGACAGAAGGTAATAAAGCTTGTAACTATTGTCAGTTTGCCATGAGATGTGGGCGGGTTCCTACGACTGAAGACACGAACACGCAAGATACTTTACCAAATATCGCTAATATTCAAGAAGTAACTATTTAA
- a CDS encoding GNAT family N-acetyltransferase → MTNFDQSDAIYVRELGIDDIAPVYHLGEQLFTSDLYPYLYRTWDEWEVIGLYNTDPEYCLVAETDGELAGFILGTIITKASWTYGYILWLGVNPKFQRQGVADKLVDKVVARMIEDGARFMLVDTDPTNIPAVKFFNRKGFGNIRQHIFLSMNLSKHPYYGRLIDYEHQKAERAGYRRSRPAIRARKPDGFANEVILNPLVNEPINNE, encoded by the coding sequence ATGACAAACTTTGATCAAAGCGACGCTATTTATGTACGCGAATTAGGGATTGATGATATTGCTCCCGTTTATCATTTGGGAGAACAATTATTTACTAGTGATTTATATCCCTATCTATACCGTACCTGGGATGAGTGGGAAGTTATTGGACTTTACAACACAGATCCAGAATATTGTTTAGTGGCGGAAACAGATGGAGAATTAGCAGGATTTATTCTAGGAACAATTATTACTAAAGCCTCCTGGACTTATGGTTATATTTTATGGTTGGGTGTCAATCCTAAATTTCAGCGTCAAGGAGTTGCAGATAAACTAGTTGATAAAGTTGTTGCTCGCATGATTGAGGATGGGGCAAGATTTATGTTAGTGGATACTGATCCTACTAATATACCCGCCGTGAAGTTTTTCAACCGCAAGGGTTTTGGCAATATCCGCCAGCATATTTTCTTATCGATGAATTTAAGCAAACATCCATATTATGGCAGACTAATTGACTATGAACATCAAAAAGCAGAAAGGGCAGGTTATAGACGTTCTCGTCCTGCTATTCGCGCCCGTAAACCTGATGGATTTGCCAATGAAGTAATTTTAAATCCTCTCGTCAATGAGCCTATAAATAATGAATAA
- the recJ gene encoding single-stranded-DNA-specific exonuclease RecJ, with protein MQWILATTEEPPAWFIQLVRQYAPASSSGLFAAQLLWQRGIQDKSQLAAFLNHKTYQAASPFEFGQEMHLAMARLQQARQAGDKVAIWGDFDADGITSTSVLWDGLGQFFTQHQQLTYYIPNRLKESHGLNETGINNLAAQDCKLIVTCDTGSTNIDEIIYAQHLGIDVIVTDHHTLPAERPPVTAIINPRYLAKEHPLYNLSGVAVAYKLVEALYQTLPDIPQDPLENLLDLVAVGLIADLVQLSGDCRYLAQLGIQRLQTDLQQPPALRRRPGVGRLLELCQKSGDRPTDISFGLGPRINAVSRIQGDASFCVELLTSRDIKRCSELAEVTELANTRRKSLQKDVQTQVNQKLTQLDLSTTSVIVLEDPQWPAGVLGLVAGQVAQETGRPTILLSTEGNGELARGSARSINSVDLYQLVKDQAYLLHRFGGHPYAAGLSLPVENIPLFRDAINQQLRQSLGGINLTPTVQADIVVTVADLGKELFLELKLLEPCGMGNPVPKLFIKNCWFENTWHRNQQDSQGKKVQYIKTDFDIRDDSTRNPFPGIWWGHYKEELPVGKCDCIAELDYNTFKKRYEIRLIAVRSSENSTPQTQHSANILDWRNLSASLVPNSPSLILEECPTHWDDLRAWWRRSLYNHQQLALAWSKPNHQPPKEIWLTLVGIAKYLSRTNQLVTRVQILEKLGISDRALFLGIKALKYWGFIVTRQDRHLQFTWNSSNVLETKGDVAVAEFLAAVSEEQFQQQYFAEVPLSTIVAMVNQI; from the coding sequence ATGCAGTGGATTTTAGCAACAACTGAAGAACCACCAGCGTGGTTTATCCAATTAGTAAGACAGTACGCGCCTGCATCTTCAAGTGGATTATTTGCAGCCCAATTGTTATGGCAACGGGGAATTCAAGATAAATCACAATTAGCTGCTTTTCTTAACCATAAAACATATCAAGCTGCTAGCCCCTTTGAATTTGGGCAAGAAATGCACTTAGCAATGGCACGTTTGCAACAAGCACGCCAGGCAGGTGATAAAGTAGCGATTTGGGGCGATTTTGATGCTGATGGAATTACATCTACTTCTGTACTTTGGGATGGCTTAGGACAATTTTTTACTCAACATCAACAATTAACTTATTACATTCCCAATAGATTAAAAGAATCCCACGGTTTGAATGAAACTGGTATTAATAATTTAGCGGCACAAGATTGTAAATTAATTGTCACTTGTGACACTGGTAGCACTAATATTGATGAAATTATCTATGCTCAACATTTAGGTATAGATGTCATAGTTACAGATCATCATACTTTACCTGCTGAACGTCCACCAGTGACAGCAATTATTAATCCCCGTTATTTAGCCAAGGAACATCCACTGTATAATTTATCTGGGGTAGCGGTGGCTTATAAGTTAGTGGAAGCCCTTTATCAAACTTTACCTGATATTCCCCAAGACCCATTAGAGAATTTATTAGATTTAGTTGCGGTTGGTTTAATTGCTGATTTAGTCCAGTTAAGTGGTGATTGTCGATATTTAGCACAGTTGGGGATTCAAAGACTACAAACTGATTTGCAACAACCACCTGCATTGCGCCGTAGACCAGGAGTAGGACGATTATTAGAATTGTGCCAGAAAAGTGGCGATCGCCCCACAGATATTTCCTTTGGTTTAGGGCCACGCATTAATGCAGTTAGCCGCATCCAAGGTGATGCGAGTTTCTGTGTGGAATTACTCACTAGTCGCGATATAAAACGCTGTAGTGAACTTGCAGAGGTCACAGAATTAGCCAATACACGCCGCAAATCTCTGCAAAAAGACGTACAAACCCAAGTCAACCAAAAACTTACCCAATTAGACCTTTCAACGACTAGTGTCATTGTTCTCGAAGATCCCCAATGGCCAGCCGGTGTCTTAGGCTTAGTCGCCGGACAAGTCGCCCAAGAAACAGGCCGCCCGACAATTTTGTTGAGTACAGAAGGGAATGGAGAACTAGCACGAGGTTCAGCCCGTTCAATTAACTCCGTTGATTTATATCAGTTGGTGAAAGACCAAGCTTATTTATTGCATCGTTTTGGCGGACATCCCTATGCGGCTGGGTTGAGTTTACCAGTGGAAAATATTCCTTTATTTCGAGATGCGATTAATCAGCAATTACGGCAATCTTTAGGTGGAATTAATCTTACCCCTACAGTACAAGCAGATATAGTAGTAACAGTAGCCGATTTAGGTAAAGAATTATTTTTAGAACTCAAGTTATTAGAACCTTGTGGTATGGGAAACCCTGTGCCTAAATTATTTATTAAAAACTGTTGGTTTGAAAATACTTGGCATCGCAATCAACAAGATTCGCAAGGGAAAAAAGTACAGTATATTAAAACCGATTTTGATATTCGTGATGACTCTACTAGAAATCCTTTTCCTGGGATTTGGTGGGGACATTATAAAGAAGAATTACCCGTGGGTAAATGTGATTGTATTGCTGAATTAGACTATAACACTTTCAAAAAACGCTATGAAATTAGATTAATTGCTGTTCGTTCTAGCGAGAATTCAACACCACAAACCCAACATTCCGCAAATATTCTAGATTGGCGGAATCTCTCCGCGTCCCTCGTCCCTAATTCCCCATCTCTGATATTAGAAGAATGTCCGACTCATTGGGATGATTTGCGTGCTTGGTGGCGGCGATCGCTCTATAATCATCAACAATTAGCTTTAGCTTGGTCTAAACCCAATCATCAACCACCCAAGGAAATTTGGTTGACACTTGTGGGTATTGCTAAATACCTAAGCCGGACGAATCAATTAGTCACCCGTGTACAAATTTTAGAGAAATTGGGAATCAGCGATCGCGCTTTATTTTTAGGCATTAAGGCTTTAAAATATTGGGGATTTATTGTCACAAGACAAGACCGTCATTTGCAGTTTACTTGGAATTCTAGCAACGTTTTGGAGACAAAAGGTGATGTAGCTGTAGCAGAATTTCTCGCTGCTGTGAGTGAAGAACAATTTCAGCAGCAGTATTTTGCGGAAGTTCCTTTGTCTACTATTGTGGCGATGGTAAATCAGATTTGA
- a CDS encoding HlyD family efflux transporter periplasmic adaptor subunit, with translation MNTLHRQENNFWHQSNEQIPEQLPILEANEFLPHLGKWTSIGGGIILTIFLAGIALTSILKYNVTVKVPATIRPVGDIKVVQSLISGKIAKITVTENQTVAAGEAIAYIDNSRLQNQKSQLINTIGQSQLQFNQIDAQLREIDTQIAAQRNLNQRLTMAAQAELSGTQRNYTDQQVKAMADMGQAQATLTLARIQRDRLQRENLLQATIQETQAALELAKVQRDRLQRENLLQANIQEAETALKLAREQRDRLQRDNLLSTTVEETAAALDLAKAQRDRLQREKLLQSTIQEAEAALNLAIVQRDRMQPIVTSGAIARNVYEEKVQAVKSAEAKLAQAQANAKNLLEEKEQAVISAEAKLAQAQANAKNLLEEKEQAVISAEAKLAQAKANAKNLLEDKAQAVISAEAKLAQAKANAKNLLEEKEQAFTTAQANLLKAKTAMNPSHAPVIVASERIQQEQAKGEGTLAALNKERETLLQQRLEFQTQLDKTRKELQQIENDINQSVIRAPIAGTVLQFNLRNPGQVVQPSEAIAQIAPLNAPILIKAYVPAQEINKVKPGQQVQMRVSACPYPDYGTLRGTVKTIAADALPIANNTPSPTPPKAGYEVIIEPQNPYVGRTDRPCQLKSGMEGQADIISRQETVLRFILRKARLIADM, from the coding sequence GTGAACACCTTACACCGCCAAGAAAATAATTTTTGGCATCAGTCTAATGAACAGATTCCTGAGCAACTGCCTATACTAGAAGCCAACGAATTTCTGCCCCACTTGGGTAAATGGACAAGTATCGGGGGAGGGATAATATTAACTATCTTTCTAGCAGGAATTGCTCTAACATCGATTTTGAAATATAACGTGACGGTGAAAGTCCCGGCTACAATTCGGCCTGTAGGAGACATTAAGGTTGTACAGTCATTAATCAGTGGCAAAATCGCCAAAATTACGGTGACAGAAAATCAGACAGTAGCAGCAGGAGAAGCCATTGCATATATTGATAATTCTCGTTTGCAAAATCAAAAAAGTCAGTTAATAAATACTATTGGACAAAGTCAATTACAATTCAATCAAATAGATGCTCAATTAAGAGAAATTGATACACAAATTGCGGCACAGAGGAACTTAAATCAACGCCTCACTATGGCTGCACAAGCTGAACTGAGTGGGACACAACGCAACTATACAGATCAGCAAGTTAAAGCTATGGCTGATATGGGACAAGCACAGGCAACTTTAACTTTGGCTAGAATACAACGCGATCGCCTGCAACGGGAAAACCTCCTCCAAGCCACCATTCAAGAAACACAAGCCGCTTTAGAATTAGCCAAAGTCCAACGCGATCGCCTGCAACGAGAAAACCTCCTCCAAGCCAACATCCAAGAGGCGGAAACGGCTTTAAAGCTAGCCAGAGAACAACGCGATCGCCTCCAGCGTGACAATCTTTTAAGCACAACAGTAGAAGAAACAGCCGCAGCCCTTGATTTAGCCAAAGCCCAACGCGATCGCCTACAACGGGAAAAACTTTTACAATCCACTATCCAAGAAGCTGAAGCTGCCTTAAATTTAGCCATAGTGCAGCGAGATAGAATGCAGCCGATAGTGACATCCGGTGCGATCGCGCGCAATGTCTATGAGGAAAAAGTCCAAGCCGTCAAATCTGCCGAGGCGAAACTCGCACAAGCCCAAGCTAACGCTAAAAACCTCCTCGAAGAAAAAGAACAAGCGGTGATTTCCGCCGAAGCCAAACTTGCACAAGCCCAAGCTAACGCTAAAAACCTCCTCGAAGAAAAAGAACAAGCGGTGATTTCCGCCGAGGCGAAACTTGCACAAGCTAAAGCCAACGCTAAAAATCTCCTTGAAGACAAAGCCCAAGCGGTAATTTCCGCCGAGGCGAAACTAGCACAAGCCAAAGCCAACGCTAAAAATCTCCTCGAAGAGAAAGAACAAGCCTTCACCACCGCCCAAGCTAATTTACTCAAAGCCAAAACAGCCATGAATCCCAGTCATGCACCCGTGATTGTCGCCTCGGAACGTATTCAACAAGAACAGGCTAAAGGTGAAGGGACATTAGCCGCTTTAAATAAAGAAAGAGAAACACTGCTGCAACAACGCCTAGAATTTCAGACACAACTAGATAAAACTCGTAAAGAACTCCAACAAATTGAAAACGACATCAATCAGAGTGTCATTCGCGCCCCAATTGCCGGAACAGTCTTGCAATTTAACTTACGTAATCCAGGACAAGTAGTGCAACCGAGTGAAGCGATCGCCCAAATTGCCCCTCTCAATGCTCCCATTTTGATTAAAGCTTATGTCCCAGCACAAGAAATCAATAAAGTCAAGCCAGGTCAACAAGTCCAAATGCGAGTTTCCGCCTGTCCCTATCCAGACTACGGCACTCTCAGAGGCACAGTCAAAACCATCGCCGCCGATGCCCTCCCCATTGCCAATAATACCCCATCACCCACCCCGCCCAAAGCTGGATACGAAGTGATTATCGAACCTCAAAACCCCTACGTCGGCAGAACTGACAGGCCATGTCAACTCAAATCAGGCATGGAAGGCCAAGCTGATATCATCTCCCGCCAAGAAACCGTTCTGCGCTTCATTCTCCGCAAAGCGAGATTAATTGCAGATATGTAG
- a CDS encoding peptidase domain-containing ABC transporter has translation MTIDFLHVELIMLGFKKTYPCVLQFSEEDCGAACLVTICRRYGRFLSLNKSREAVGTGQLGTTLLGLKRGCDNLGFNSRAVKASPAIIDRIKELRLPAIIHWQGYHWVVLHDKRGRKYVIADPAVGLRYVSREELTAAWNGVMLLLEPDPNRFAQQPQEQPQAGFIRFLQRMQPYRGLLFQVFLLNIVMGVLGLGTPVLIQLLTDDVLVRGDTELLTVIVIAVIAMTLFSSTLELLESTMIAHFGQRLQLGLVFEFGRRILQLPLTYYESRRSGEITSRLRDINEINQLISHIVVMLPSQFFIAVISLGLIIFYSWQLAIAVILIGGFMSLSSLPLLPVLQQKTRNLLVLGAENQGVLVETFKGAQVLKTTNAAPQFWDELQSRFGRLANLTFSTIQISIINNTLSKFLSTIGGVVLLACGSILVIQGQLSIGQMLAINALQFNVLALISTLVSLVDEYFRSQTAVSRLLEVIDATPEVDEKIHKPVAQIAGDTDIRFSHVNFHHPGRVDLLEDFSLKLPGGKVIALIGKSGCGKSSLAKLLAGLYQPNSGNIRIGFYNIHDLSLDCLRQQVVYVPQEAHFWSRSILENFRLGTPHIAFEEIVTACHVADADSFISQLPNKYQTVLGEFGANLSGGQKQRLAIARGILTNPPILILDESTAGLDPVSESNVLDRLLEYRQGKTTILITHRPSVVQRADWIVLLDQGKVQLQGTLESLLAQPGEHLKFLSG, from the coding sequence ATGACTATTGACTTTCTCCACGTTGAATTAATTATGCTTGGTTTCAAAAAAACTTACCCCTGTGTTTTACAGTTTAGTGAAGAAGACTGTGGCGCAGCTTGTCTGGTGACGATTTGTAGGCGTTATGGACGCTTTTTGAGTTTAAATAAAAGTCGAGAAGCGGTAGGAACGGGACAATTAGGAACAACTTTATTAGGCTTGAAACGTGGTTGCGACAATCTCGGTTTTAATAGTAGAGCCGTGAAAGCTTCGCCTGCAATTATCGACAGAATCAAAGAATTGCGTTTGCCAGCAATTATCCATTGGCAAGGCTACCACTGGGTAGTTTTACACGACAAGCGGGGACGAAAATACGTCATTGCTGATCCTGCTGTGGGTTTGCGTTACGTTAGTCGCGAAGAGTTAACAGCCGCTTGGAATGGGGTGATGCTGTTGCTTGAGCCAGATCCCAATCGTTTTGCTCAACAACCCCAAGAACAACCCCAAGCCGGTTTTATCCGCTTTCTTCAGCGTATGCAGCCCTATCGGGGGCTATTGTTCCAGGTGTTTCTCCTCAATATTGTCATGGGTGTTTTGGGTTTAGGTACTCCGGTACTGATTCAATTACTCACGGATGATGTGTTAGTGCGCGGAGATACAGAGTTACTCACTGTTATAGTTATCGCTGTTATAGCGATGACTTTATTTAGTAGCACGCTGGAATTATTGGAATCAACGATGATTGCTCATTTTGGGCAACGGTTGCAATTAGGTTTAGTGTTTGAGTTTGGACGCAGAATTTTACAATTACCTTTAACTTATTACGAATCACGGCGCAGTGGAGAAATCACCAGCCGACTCAGAGATATTAATGAAATTAACCAGTTGATATCACATATTGTGGTGATGTTGCCAAGCCAATTTTTTATTGCTGTGATTTCTTTGGGATTGATAATTTTTTATAGCTGGCAGTTGGCGATCGCCGTCATTTTGATCGGTGGTTTCATGAGTTTATCTAGCTTGCCACTTTTACCAGTTTTGCAACAAAAAACACGTAATCTCTTAGTTTTAGGTGCAGAAAATCAAGGTGTATTAGTCGAAACCTTTAAAGGCGCGCAGGTGCTAAAAACTACTAATGCCGCGCCACAATTTTGGGATGAATTACAAAGTCGTTTTGGTCGTTTAGCAAATCTCACTTTCAGCACAATTCAAATTAGCATTATTAACAATACTCTTTCTAAGTTTCTTTCGACAATTGGCGGTGTAGTTTTACTGGCTTGCGGTAGTATTCTAGTAATTCAGGGACAATTAAGTATTGGGCAAATGCTCGCTATTAATGCCCTTCAGTTTAATGTGTTGGCATTAATTAGTACATTAGTGAGTTTAGTTGATGAATATTTCCGTTCCCAAACTGCTGTTTCGCGTTTATTAGAAGTCATTGATGCCACTCCAGAAGTCGATGAAAAAATCCACAAGCCAGTTGCACAAATAGCAGGGGATACAGATATTAGGTTTTCTCATGTGAATTTCCACCATCCTGGAAGAGTGGATTTATTAGAAGATTTTTCGCTGAAACTTCCTGGCGGAAAAGTGATTGCTTTGATTGGTAAGTCAGGCTGTGGTAAAAGTTCTCTAGCCAAACTCCTAGCGGGTTTATATCAACCCAATTCTGGAAATATCCGCATTGGTTTTTATAATATTCACGATTTATCCCTTGATTGCTTGCGACAACAGGTAGTTTATGTACCCCAAGAAGCACATTTTTGGAGTCGCTCAATTTTAGAAAACTTTCGTTTAGGAACGCCACACATTGCTTTTGAAGAAATTGTCACAGCCTGTCATGTTGCTGATGCAGATAGTTTTATTAGTCAACTACCGAATAAGTATCAAACTGTGCTGGGAGAATTTGGCGCAAATCTTTCTGGTGGACAGAAACAAAGATTAGCGATCGCTAGAGGAATTCTTACCAATCCACCTATATTAATTTTAGACGAATCTACTGCTGGATTAGACCCAGTAAGTGAAAGTAATGTTTTAGATCGTCTTTTAGAATATCGTCAAGGTAAAACTACAATTTTAATTACCCATCGTCCGAGTGTAGTGCAGCGTGCTGACTGGATTGTCTTATTAGATCAAGGTAAGGTACAGCTACAAGGTACTCTCGAAAGTTTACTAGCTCAACCAGGAGAACATTTAAAATTTTTGTCCGGTTAA
- a CDS encoding alpha/beta fold hydrolase, producing MTNSIISLDSPKTWMWRGFPICYQTQGNHGPAVVLVHGFGASWLHWRKNIPVLAANCRVYAIDLIGFGTSAKPQPDTEMTYTLETWGEQIADFCREVIGEAAFLVGNSIGCIVVMQAAVSYPDIALGVTLINCSLRLLHDRKRATLPWSRRVGAPILQRILAIKPIGKFFFDQVARPKTVRKILLQAYANAEIVTDELVDILTAPAKDPGAVAVFLAFTSYSTGPLPEDLLPQLPCPAIILWGTADPWEPIDLGRELANYPQVLKFIPLEGVGHCPQDEAPELVNPIIQDWIWERSNMLAAEKIDTSQNY from the coding sequence ATGACTAATTCAATAATCAGCCTTGACTCCCCAAAAACCTGGATGTGGCGAGGCTTTCCCATTTGCTATCAAACTCAAGGAAATCATGGCCCGGCTGTGGTTCTAGTCCACGGCTTTGGTGCTTCATGGTTGCATTGGCGAAAAAATATCCCCGTATTAGCAGCGAATTGTCGTGTTTATGCCATAGATTTAATTGGGTTTGGCACTTCAGCTAAACCTCAACCAGACACCGAAATGACTTACACACTAGAAACATGGGGAGAGCAAATAGCTGATTTTTGTCGTGAAGTCATAGGTGAAGCAGCTTTCCTAGTGGGAAATTCCATTGGCTGTATTGTCGTCATGCAAGCAGCCGTCAGTTACCCAGACATAGCATTAGGAGTCACCTTAATTAATTGTTCTTTAAGATTACTGCACGATCGCAAGCGAGCCACTTTACCTTGGTCGCGTCGCGTTGGCGCGCCCATACTACAACGTATATTAGCTATTAAACCTATAGGCAAATTCTTTTTTGATCAAGTTGCACGACCAAAGACAGTCCGCAAAATCTTATTGCAGGCTTATGCTAACGCCGAAATTGTAACAGATGAATTAGTCGATATTCTCACCGCGCCAGCCAAAGATCCTGGTGCAGTCGCCGTATTTTTAGCATTTACATCCTATTCTACAGGGCCTCTACCAGAAGACCTTTTACCACAACTACCTTGTCCAGCAATCATCTTGTGGGGAACTGCTGACCCGTGGGAACCTATAGATTTAGGTCGAGAACTAGCTAATTATCCCCAAGTCCTTAAATTTATCCCCCTAGAAGGCGTAGGACATTGCCCCCAAGATGAAGCACCCGAATTAGTCAACCCAATTATACAAGACTGGATTTGGGAACGTTCCAATATGTTAGCAGCAGAAAAAATCGATACCTCACAAAATTACTAG
- a CDS encoding thioredoxin family protein: protein MTRVETIGTPVGDYAPDFELPGIDNQVHHLSRYLDNFGVVGVVSIRHHCPYVNLYINRLKEIQKEFATAGFVLIAINGSDNTGLPGHNLESMRDFAQRHQLNFPYLWDSTQDVSRSFGTIATPMAFVIDSHGILRYRGQIDNHPQKPLAKSEDYLRDAIAALLQGKEILIPETEPVGTPIIWRI from the coding sequence ATGACTAGAGTTGAAACAATTGGTACTCCTGTTGGTGACTATGCACCCGATTTTGAATTGCCTGGCATTGACAATCAAGTACATCATTTGAGCCGTTATTTAGATAATTTTGGTGTAGTAGGTGTTGTTTCTATACGCCACCACTGCCCCTATGTGAATTTATACATTAATAGATTAAAGGAAATTCAGAAAGAGTTTGCTACAGCCGGATTTGTGTTAATTGCCATTAATGGCAGTGATAATACTGGACTTCCTGGCCATAATTTAGAAAGTATGAGAGATTTTGCCCAGAGACACCAGTTAAATTTTCCTTACCTGTGGGATTCAACCCAAGATGTTAGTCGGAGTTTCGGCACGATCGCCACACCAATGGCCTTTGTGATAGATAGTCATGGTATATTGCGATATAGAGGACAGATTGACAATCACCCTCAAAAACCGTTAGCCAAGAGTGAAGACTATCTCAGAGATGCGATCGCAGCTTTGTTGCAGGGGAAAGAAATACTTATACCTGAAACAGAACCAGTCGGCACCCCAATAATCTGGCGTATCTAG
- the pyrH gene encoding UMP kinase, which yields MGTNYRRVLLKLSGEALMGNMGYGIDPEVVKEIAQEIAEVIATGVQIAIVVGGGNIFRGVKAASAGMDRATADYIGMIATVMNAMTLQDSLERIGVQTRVQTAIAMQELAEPYIRRRAIRHLEKGRVVIFGAGSGNPFFTTDTTAALRAAEIDAEVIFKATKVDGIYDADPEIYPNAKRYTTLTYAHVLANDLRVMDSTAIALCKENNIPILVFDLTVRGNIRRAVLGESIGTLVGGSCEIS from the coding sequence ATGGGAACGAATTACCGACGGGTTTTACTTAAACTGAGCGGTGAAGCCTTAATGGGCAACATGGGCTATGGGATTGATCCAGAAGTGGTCAAGGAGATAGCCCAAGAAATAGCAGAGGTGATAGCCACAGGCGTTCAGATAGCCATCGTCGTAGGTGGCGGCAATATCTTTCGCGGCGTAAAAGCAGCCTCGGCAGGAATGGACAGAGCCACCGCCGATTATATTGGGATGATTGCCACAGTCATGAATGCCATGACACTGCAAGATTCACTAGAACGAATAGGAGTGCAGACGCGAGTCCAAACCGCGATCGCCATGCAAGAACTAGCAGAACCATATATTCGTCGTCGCGCCATCCGTCATCTTGAAAAAGGTCGGGTGGTTATTTTTGGTGCGGGTTCTGGCAACCCATTTTTTACTACAGATACTACAGCAGCATTACGAGCCGCAGAAATTGATGCAGAAGTCATCTTCAAAGCTACTAAAGTAGATGGTATCTATGATGCTGACCCGGAAATTTATCCTAATGCAAAACGTTACACTACTCTGACTTACGCTCATGTTTTAGCGAACGATTTGCGGGTGATGGATAGTACCGCGATCGCTTTGTGTAAAGAAAACAATATCCCCATTTTAGTTTTTGACCTAACAGTGCGCGGTAATATTCGCCGTGCAGTTTTAGGAGAATCTATCGGTACCCTTGTGGGAGGTTCGTGTGAAATTAGCTGA